GGCGGGTAAGGCGTCTGCCCTCGCCGGCGACCTCGTCACCTGCAAGCCTGACCGGCTGCTGATGCACGACAACGCCGCCGCCATAACCGACAAGATAGCCAAGGATGCGGCCGAGTACGGTATCGCCGACCCGGAACAGCCGGTCATTGTCCTCGACCACGTTATTCCGGCTTCGGACGAGAAGACCGCGACCAGCCACAAGAAGATACGCGAGTTCGTGAAGAAGTACGACATCAGGCACTTCTTCGACATCGGCACCGGCGTCTGCCATCAGGTCATGGTCGAAAAGGGGTTGATCCTCCCCGGCATGCTGGCGGTCGGATCCGACTCGCACACCTGCTCGTATGGCGCGGTGAACGCGTTTGCGACCGGCATCGACCGTACCGAAGCTGCCGCACTGCTCCTGACCGGAGAAACCTGGTTCAAGGTACCGGAGACAATACGTATGACGCTCAAAGGCCGCCTGCCCGAGATGGTTTCGGCCAAGGACCTCATTTTGACCATTATCGGTAAGGTCGGCGCTGACGGCGCCGACTACTGCTCGGTCGAGTTCTGGGGTGACATCGCCTGCCTGAGTATCGACGACCGGTTTGCCATCGCCAACATGGGCGTGGAGATGGGCGCGAAGAACGCGGTCTTCCCGGCAGACGAAGTTACGAAGGGCTATCTGCAGCAGATCGGCGTCATGCGAACAAGCTGGAACCCCGAGTGGGCTGATGATGGAGCGAAGTACCGGCAGGAGTTTGCCTGGAACCTGGCTGAAATCGTGCCGGCGATCGCCGTGCCTCACAAAGTAGACAAGTACAAGCCGGTCACCGAGCTGGTCGGGATGGAAATACAGCAGTGCCTCATCGGCACGTGCACCAACGGCCGGGCAAGCGACCTCGCGGTCGCCGCCAGGATGCTCTGCGGAAAGAAGGTATCTGCGAACACGCGGCTGCTCATCCTGCCCGCGTCCCGGGCCGAACTCGAAAAGGCACTCGACTCCGGCGACATTGAGACTCTCGTGTCAGCCGGTGCGGTGCTCCTGCCCCCGGGCTGCGGCCCGTGCCTTGGTGCACACCAGGGCTGCCTCGCGCCCGGAGAGAGATGTCTCTCCACGTCGAACCGCAACTTCAAGGGACGGATGGGCTGCAAGGACGCCGAAATCTACCTCGCCTCCCCGGCAACCGTTGCCGCCACCGCGCTGACGGGAAAGATAACCGACCCGCGGGAGGTATGTTGAGAACCGACCCAAGTCAGAAGTCAGAATGCAGATTCCCGGAACTCTCTGAATTCTGGTATCTGGTTTCTGACTTCTGATTTCGTCTGAGGAGACGCGCATGAGAGTCTGGCTTTACGGAGACGACATCAACACCGACATGCTGTTCCCGGGCAAGTACACATACACCTGCGCCAAACCGGACGAGATAAAGCCGCACCTGCTCGAGGACCTCGACCCCGATTTCGCCAGGACGGTGCAACCGGGCGACATCATCTTCGCCGGCAAGAACTTCGGCTGCGGCTCCTCACGAGAACAGCCGGTGCTCGGTCTGAAGGCGGTCGGCATCGAGGCAATCGTAGCCAAGAGCTATGCTCGCATATTCTACCGGGCAGCCATCAACCAGGGACTGCTGCTGATTGAGTGCCCTGAAGCTGTGGAGGCATACGCGCGGGCCATGGCTGGAACCGCTGAGGTTCCGGACCGTGTCCCAAGCGTCAAGCTGAACCTGAACGAAAGCTCCCTAACGGTCGACACGCAGACATTCAAGTTCCCGACACTTCCTCCCGAGATACTGGCGATACGCAATGCCGGCGGCCTGCTCGAATACACTCGCGCCAAGCTCAGGTCTCGAGTCCAGAGTCCAAAGCCCAATGTCTAGCATCGTCACCGCGGGACGCCGCGGCACGGAGGTCCGTTCGGACCTCTGGGTCGAGCTCGAACTGCGCACGTCCGGAGGCATCGAGCTGAACATGAAGAGCAAGGTCGACTTCATGTACGGGGAGGCCAACCGCAGGTTGGTGCTCGACACGCTCAAGGCGCTCGGTGTCGAGCACGCCCACGTCACTATTGAGGACACCGGGGCACTTCCCTTCGTCATCATGGCCCGTCTGGAAGCGGCTGTCCGCCGCGTCGAGGGACATGACCGAAACGCTCTTGGCGTTTCGGATCGTGTCCCGGTGCCGAGTTGCATTCCCGAACCCGGCCCCAGCTTTGCCCGTCCAACGGCCCGCGACCGCTGGCGCAGGTCTCGCCTCTACCTGCCCGGCAACGAACCGAAGTTCATGCTCAACGCGAGGATCCACAAGCCGGACGCGGCCATCCTCGACCTTGAGGACTCGGTTCCGCCCGCAGACAAGGACGCGGCGCTCCTGGTGGTACGGAATGCGCTCTACGCCCTCGACTTCGGCGACTGCGAGCGGATGGTACGCATTAATCAATTGCCGCGCGGGCTGGAAGAAGTCGAGCCGCTGGTTCAAGCCGGCGTCAATCTCATGCTCATCCCCAAGTGCGAGAGTGCTGAACAGGTCAAGGAAGTCGACTCCCGCATCACCTCCTCCCTAGCCCCTAGCCCCTCGCCCCTAGCCCCTGCTGTCTGGCTGATGCCGATAATTGAGACCTGCGAAGGCATGTTCAGAGCCCGTGAGATTGCCGGCGCTTCGCCGCGAGTCGTAGCTCTGACCTACGGGCTCGAGGACTACATCCTCGACCTCGGTGGCGTGAAGACGCCGGCCGGGCTGGAAAGCCTCTGGGCCCGTTCCCAGGTGGTGAACGCAGCCAAGGCCGCCGGCGTGCAGGCAATAGACACAGTGTTCGCGGATGTCGAAGACATGGCTGCGCTGCGGGCAAGCTGCCGGGCTGCCAGGGAGCTCGGGTTCGAAGGCAAAGGCTGCATCCACCCGCGTCAGATTGAGGTAGTGAACGACGAGTTCACGCCGGCAGAGGCCGACATAGAGAAGGCGAAACAGATTGTGCTTGCATTCAGGGAGGCGCAGGCTCAAGGTCGGAACGTCGTCAATGTCGGTTCCAAGATGATCGACCCACCGGTAGTGGAACGCGCCCTGCGCACGATCGCACTCGCTGACAAAGTACAAAGGACGAAGTCCTAAGGACAAAGCAATGGCGAAGAAGGAAGCAAGAGGGTCGGACTTCGGCCTTTCCGTCCTTACGACTTGCTTAGTCCTTTGTCCTTACCAGTTAGTACTTAGGAACACAAAGGCGGGGTCGCCACTGGCCACGCGACGTACCTAGAAGTGCGCATGGAGCTTGTCAGAAATGCCCTCGGCCGGCTAGTCCCAACGGAAGTGAACGGTAAGCCGGCAATCCCGTTCCCGGGCGTCGGCAAGCACCGGCCTGCCGGCCGCAAGGCCTGCCCGCCCATCCCGACTTGCCTGGACTACCCTGAGGACGGCAACAAAGTTGTGCCGGACCTCAAGACTGCTCTGGAAAAGGCCGGCATCCGTGACGGCATGACGCTCTCGACGCACCACCACTTCCGCGATGGAGACACGCTCTCACTCCGGCTGTTCGACCTCTGCGCCGAGATGGGTCTCAAAGACCTCATCTGGTATCCGTCTGCCGCATTCCCCTGCCACGCCCCAATCACGAAGCACCTTGACTCCGGGGTCATCCACCATATCGAGGGCAGCCTGAACGGCCCGCTCGGTGATTACTGCACGCAAGGCAGGATGCGCGGGCTCGGAGTGCTCCGGTCGCACGGCGGGAGGGCCCAGGCAATCCAGGACGGCGAAGTCCATATCGACATCGCAGTCGTGGCCGCGCCTGCTGCCGACCAGTTCGGCAATGCCAATGCGGTCCACGGCAACTCGGCCTGCGGCGTTCTCGGCTACGCTGACGCCGACCTCGACTACGCCGACCGCACCATCGTTGTAACCGACGACATTGTGCCGTTCCCGGCAGTCCCGATCCAGCTCTCCGGCACCCACGTAGACATGGTAGTACGGCAGGACAACATCGGCGACCCGAAGAAAATTGTCTCGGGCACAACCCAGATAACCCGCAGCCCGGATCGGCTCTGCATTGCGGAACTGACTGCCAGATTCATCCGCGACTCCGGCATCATGCGCGACGGGTTCAGCTTCCAGGCCGGGGCCGGCGGTGTATCGCTCGCCTTTGCCACATACCTCGCCGACATGATGAAACAGGCCGGGGTCAAGGCGAGCTGGCTCCATGGCGGCTCGACCCGCTATCTCGTGAAGATGCTCGAAGACGGACTCGCGCCGGCGCTCATCGACGGCCAGGCCTTTGACCTCGATGCCGTCCGCTCAATCGGCGTCAACCGCGGCCACGTCGACACCAGCCCGCTGGTGAGCTACAACTACCACGCCAAAGGCAACTACATGAACCTGCTCGACGTGGCAGTGCTCGGTGCGACCGAAGTGGACCCGAACTTCAACGCCAACGTGGTCACGCATTCGGACGGGCGGCTGCGCCATGGCATCGGTGGCTGGCAGAACTGCATGCAGGCCCGCTGCACCATGCTCGCGGTGCCCGCTATGCGCGACCGGATGCCGGTCATAGTTGACGAGGTGACGACTCTCTGCGCGCCGGGCGAACTCGTTGACGTAGTCGTCACCGAACTCGGCATCGCCATCAACCCGCTCCGTCAGGACCTGCTCGACGCGGTCAAAGGCAAAGGCCTACCGGTCCGACCAATCCAGGACATCAAAGCCGAGGTCGAACGCACCTGCGGCAAGCCGTCTCGTGCGCGGGACATGACCGAATCGTCCGACGATTCGGATCGTGTCCCAGGCCGCAAGGTCGTTGCCGTCGTCAAATGGATCGACGGCACGGTCATCGACTCGGTGTACCAGGTCCCGGCATAGCCGGGACAGCACAGGTTCAAGCCCGGGCACAAACAACCTCGGATGCGTTTCGCCATTCGCCTCTCCCCTCTGCCCTCATGCCTTCGGTCATCCTCTGACATCTCACATCTCGCTTCTTACATCTTGCATCCACGTGCTCTGGACTCCCCGCAATCCGCCCGCTACAATCGCTCTGTGCCCAACATCCGCCGGCTCTCGCTGCGACTGCTCGCGACAATCGTCCTCGTCGCCATTGGCCTCCTCATCATTCTTCTCCCCGCCCTGGTTCGTCGGCAGCAGCTTCGGACCCTGGGCCTGCCCTCCTCGTTCACCTTCACCGATTCCGCCGCCGTGCCGGCCGGCTCTCCTCCGCCTGACTCCGCGGCGGTGATGACCGCGCTGGGAAACGTCATCGACCCGGAGATAGGCATCAGCATCGTTGACCTTGGGCTCGTACATGCCGTGAGCATCAGCCCCACCGGCGACGTCAACGTCGATGTCGCTCTCACAGTGGCCGAATGCCCAGCTGTGAACCAGCTCGGCATCCTGACATCAGAGGCAGTCATCGCGGTGCACGGCGTTCGCCGGGTCAATGTTCGACTGGACCCGAAGCTTCCGTGGGACCCAGGCCGCCTGAGTCCCAAGGCCAGAGAGCTATATCGCAAGCGGTTCGGAAGACCGTGAAACCACGGATGAACACCATTACACACAGATTCCGTGTTGTGGCTTCGCCACGCTACGCTCATCTGCACTACAAGCGTGCATCGTCGTCTTCGCGACGTTCTTGCTTTCTGCCGCTTCTGTCCAGAGGCCGCCAAGTTCCTGGCGACCGCCCACGAATGCCACCACCGGCGACGCAAGACTCGGATTCGCTTCTTCCGGATGACGGGCAGTCTTCGACTGGGGATTCACCTGAGCAATCTGCTGAATCTGCGAGATCTTTGGATGTCCTTTCCGAGCCATCTGCGGCATCTGCGATTACTTCGGGTTTGGTTGCTGCCTCCAAGGCCGCGCCAGGCGAGTCTGTGGTTGCTTTCGCATGATCCCGGCACTCGTCGGTAAAGCGCTGCTGCTTGGGTTCACGACCGGTCTGTTCTGTGTCGGCTTCTGCGTGCCTCTGGTTGGGCCGTTGTTGATCGCGGACGAAACCCGTGGGGTCAGGCGCTCGGCTGACCGCGTCCTGCTCTTCCTCGCCGGCCGCCTCGTCGCCTACCTGCTCTTCGGGCTTGTGTTCGGCGCACTTGGCAGCGTCCTCACCAACGTGTGGAGCCTCAAGTACATCCTGCTGCCACTGCTCTACGCGATTCTCGGAGTGATGATGGTTGTCTATGCCGTGGTTCAGTCATTCCCACACATCGGATTCTGCCGGACGCTTGGTCAGCCGGTACGGTCTGGCTGGTACATCGTGCTCGTCGGCTTCCTCGCCGGCATCAACCTCTGCCCGCCGTTTCTGCTGGCGGTAACCACGGTCATTGACATCGGCGGTGCGCTGCGTGGAGCCTTGTTCTTCCTGGTCTTCTTCCTCGCGACGAGCGTCTATCTGCTACCGCTCTTCTTCGCCGGACTTGTAAGCCGGTTCTCCTCAGTCCGCTTCGCCGGCCGCGTCGCCGCCGTCCTCGCCGGCCTCTACTTCCTCTACCTCGCCGCCAGCACAGCCCTCATCCGCACCCGCTAACGCGTCACCACGACCTTGAGAACAGCTTGCGGCTCGGAGCTTGCGGCGTGTGACTCTTCCCATACGAAGTAGACACCGGGAGCCAGTGCCCGCACGTCATTCGCGCCGGGCTTCAGGTCGAGGACTTTGCGGCCGCTTATGTCCAGCAGCGAGGGGCCGAAAGTGGGGACAGTCCCTGAAGGTACAGTCCCCATTTTCGGCAG
The nucleotide sequence above comes from bacterium. Encoded proteins:
- a CDS encoding 3-isopropylmalate dehydratase large subunit; this encodes MTFAEKILSRKAGKASALAGDLVTCKPDRLLMHDNAAAITDKIAKDAAEYGIADPEQPVIVLDHVIPASDEKTATSHKKIREFVKKYDIRHFFDIGTGVCHQVMVEKGLILPGMLAVGSDSHTCSYGAVNAFATGIDRTEAAALLLTGETWFKVPETIRMTLKGRLPEMVSAKDLILTIIGKVGADGADYCSVEFWGDIACLSIDDRFAIANMGVEMGAKNAVFPADEVTKGYLQQIGVMRTSWNPEWADDGAKYRQEFAWNLAEIVPAIAVPHKVDKYKPVTELVGMEIQQCLIGTCTNGRASDLAVAARMLCGKKVSANTRLLILPASRAELEKALDSGDIETLVSAGAVLLPPGCGPCLGAHQGCLAPGERCLSTSNRNFKGRMGCKDAEIYLASPATVAATALTGKITDPREVC
- a CDS encoding 3-isopropylmalate dehydratase; translation: MRVWLYGDDINTDMLFPGKYTYTCAKPDEIKPHLLEDLDPDFARTVQPGDIIFAGKNFGCGSSREQPVLGLKAVGIEAIVAKSYARIFYRAAINQGLLLIECPEAVEAYARAMAGTAEVPDRVPSVKLNLNESSLTVDTQTFKFPTLPPEILAIRNAGGLLEYTRAKLRSRVQSPKPNV
- a CDS encoding aldolase/citrate lyase family protein, producing MSSIVTAGRRGTEVRSDLWVELELRTSGGIELNMKSKVDFMYGEANRRLVLDTLKALGVEHAHVTIEDTGALPFVIMARLEAAVRRVEGHDRNALGVSDRVPVPSCIPEPGPSFARPTARDRWRRSRLYLPGNEPKFMLNARIHKPDAAILDLEDSVPPADKDAALLVVRNALYALDFGDCERMVRINQLPRGLEEVEPLVQAGVNLMLIPKCESAEQVKEVDSRITSSLAPSPSPLAPAVWLMPIIETCEGMFRAREIAGASPRVVALTYGLEDYILDLGGVKTPAGLESLWARSQVVNAAKAAGVQAIDTVFADVEDMAALRASCRAARELGFEGKGCIHPRQIEVVNDEFTPAEADIEKAKQIVLAFREAQAQGRNVVNVGSKMIDPPVVERALRTIALADKVQRTKS
- a CDS encoding citrate lyase subunit alpha; this translates as MELVRNALGRLVPTEVNGKPAIPFPGVGKHRPAGRKACPPIPTCLDYPEDGNKVVPDLKTALEKAGIRDGMTLSTHHHFRDGDTLSLRLFDLCAEMGLKDLIWYPSAAFPCHAPITKHLDSGVIHHIEGSLNGPLGDYCTQGRMRGLGVLRSHGGRAQAIQDGEVHIDIAVVAAPAADQFGNANAVHGNSACGVLGYADADLDYADRTIVVTDDIVPFPAVPIQLSGTHVDMVVRQDNIGDPKKIVSGTTQITRSPDRLCIAELTARFIRDSGIMRDGFSFQAGAGGVSLAFATYLADMMKQAGVKASWLHGGSTRYLVKMLEDGLAPALIDGQAFDLDAVRSIGVNRGHVDTSPLVSYNYHAKGNYMNLLDVAVLGATEVDPNFNANVVTHSDGRLRHGIGGWQNCMQARCTMLAVPAMRDRMPVIVDEVTTLCAPGELVDVVVTELGIAINPLRQDLLDAVKGKGLPVRPIQDIKAEVERTCGKPSRARDMTESSDDSDRVPGRKVVAVVKWIDGTVIDSVYQVPA
- a CDS encoding metal-sulfur cluster assembly factor; this translates as MPNIRRLSLRLLATIVLVAIGLLIILLPALVRRQQLRTLGLPSSFTFTDSAAVPAGSPPPDSAAVMTALGNVIDPEIGISIVDLGLVHAVSISPTGDVNVDVALTVAECPAVNQLGILTSEAVIAVHGVRRVNVRLDPKLPWDPGRLSPKARELYRKRFGRP
- a CDS encoding sulfite exporter TauE/SafE family protein; the encoded protein is MIPALVGKALLLGFTTGLFCVGFCVPLVGPLLIADETRGVRRSADRVLLFLAGRLVAYLLFGLVFGALGSVLTNVWSLKYILLPLLYAILGVMMVVYAVVQSFPHIGFCRTLGQPVRSGWYIVLVGFLAGINLCPPFLLAVTTVIDIGGALRGALFFLVFFLATSVYLLPLFFAGLVSRFSSVRFAGRVAAVLAGLYFLYLAASTALIRTR